A portion of the Parasedimentitalea marina genome contains these proteins:
- a CDS encoding PepSY domain-containing protein, producing the protein MENLKTLTLVTLLIGAPALAMANITVGDSLSTDEAEIRTMVEAQGYTVQDIEVEDGEFEVEVLLDGVESELVIDMTTGMVTEIETD; encoded by the coding sequence ATGGAAAATCTGAAAACCCTCACCTTGGTCACTCTGCTGATAGGCGCTCCTGCTCTGGCCATGGCCAACATCACGGTTGGCGACAGCCTGAGCACCGACGAAGCTGAAATTCGAACCATGGTCGAGGCACAAGGCTATACTGTGCAGGACATCGAGGTCGAAGACGGCGAGTTCGAGGTTGAAGTCTTGCTGGATGGCGTGGAAAGTGAACTGGTCATCGATATGACCACCGGCATGGTCACCGAGATCGAAACCGACTGA
- the rpsO gene encoding 30S ribosomal protein S15 — translation MSITVEEKNRLMKEFAIKEGDTGSPEVQVAILTSRITTLTEHFKTHKKDNHGRRGLLKMVALRRKLLDYTKAKDVARYQDLIKRLGIRR, via the coding sequence ATGTCGATCACAGTTGAAGAAAAAAACCGCTTGATGAAAGAATTCGCAATCAAGGAAGGCGACACCGGTTCGCCAGAAGTCCAGGTTGCAATCCTTACTTCGCGCATCACCACCCTGACTGAGCACTTCAAGACCCACAAGAAAGACAACCACGGTCGTCGCGGTCTGCTCAAAATGGTTGCGCTGCGCCGCAAGCTTCTGGATTACACCAAGGCAAAAGACGTGGCCCGTTACCAGGACCTGATCAAACGCCTCGGCATCCGCCGCTAA
- a CDS encoding helix-turn-helix transcriptional regulator, translating to MRKSTLFWLWLLLVVQALCATFFVFDAMSDWLGSPAALSPRHYHLFELLLSLALLGGLFATGLQIRALSQRQHQMRRQLDVASGAFAELIDQQFTNWQLSSAERDVALLAIKGLPVAEIAALRQTKKGTVKAQCAAVYRKAGVTGRLQLLSYFIEELLADPLLPHHSPPAGP from the coding sequence ATGCGGAAATCGACTTTATTCTGGCTTTGGCTCCTTCTGGTGGTGCAGGCCCTCTGCGCCACCTTCTTTGTGTTTGATGCGATGTCCGACTGGCTGGGCAGCCCTGCGGCCCTTAGTCCACGCCACTATCACTTGTTCGAACTGCTGCTGTCGCTGGCCCTGCTCGGCGGTTTGTTCGCCACCGGGCTGCAAATCCGGGCCCTGTCGCAACGTCAGCATCAGATGCGCCGCCAGCTTGATGTTGCCTCGGGCGCTTTTGCCGAACTGATTGACCAGCAATTCACAAACTGGCAGCTCAGCAGCGCCGAGCGCGACGTCGCCCTGCTCGCCATCAAAGGCCTGCCTGTCGCGGAAATCGCTGCCCTGCGTCAAACCAAAAAAGGCACCGTCAAGGCCCAATGCGCCGCTGTCTATCGCAAGGCAGGTGTCACCGGACGGCTGCAATTGCTCAGCTATTTCATCGAGGAACTTTTGGCCGACCCGTTATTGCCTCATCATTCCCCTCCTGCCGGGCCTTAG
- a CDS encoding calcium-binding protein: MFWLASLFGLMAMGGVMFVADGESDSDEDGTAVGPTSPETDVTIPDLLPTGGSSEGDDILSGTSDGDDLNGGDGIDQINGYGGDDLLDGGNDGDHLYGGDGADTIFGGAGSDLIHGEAGDDHMQGGDGDDRLFGHFGTDLISGGNGDDIAHGGQGNDTLHGDGGDDALHGNYGDDTLFGGAGVDTLFGGVGDDLISGADDAGERDYVNGGDGDDTLVAGANDVLTLGDGEDQVIVGSWINGDDAIELVDFDSSDDQLVLLWDMQNQPDPDIEIEADPEAPYQSIIRINGAETLRVNTSAGITEDDIVLLDQTSSALTGQLPI, from the coding sequence ATGTTTTGGTTAGCAAGTCTCTTTGGTCTGATGGCCATGGGTGGCGTAATGTTCGTCGCTGATGGTGAAAGCGACAGCGACGAAGATGGCACCGCAGTGGGGCCCACGTCGCCGGAAACAGATGTGACAATACCCGACCTGCTGCCCACGGGCGGCTCTTCTGAAGGCGATGATATCCTCTCTGGCACCTCAGACGGCGACGATCTTAATGGGGGCGATGGCATTGATCAGATCAATGGGTACGGCGGGGACGATCTGCTGGACGGCGGCAATGATGGCGATCACCTTTATGGGGGCGATGGGGCTGACACGATCTTCGGTGGTGCAGGCTCAGACCTGATCCATGGCGAAGCCGGTGATGACCATATGCAGGGTGGCGACGGCGATGACCGCCTATTTGGCCACTTTGGCACTGACCTGATAAGCGGCGGCAATGGGGATGACATTGCACATGGTGGCCAGGGTAACGACACTCTGCACGGCGACGGGGGTGATGACGCACTGCATGGCAACTATGGCGACGACACCCTGTTTGGTGGGGCTGGCGTGGACACGTTGTTTGGTGGGGTAGGCGATGACCTCATCTCGGGCGCGGACGACGCGGGTGAGCGTGACTATGTTAACGGAGGTGACGGCGATGACACCTTGGTGGCAGGCGCCAATGATGTACTGACCCTGGGCGATGGTGAAGATCAAGTCATCGTCGGCAGCTGGATCAATGGAGACGACGCTATCGAGCTCGTGGATTTCGACTCTTCTGATGATCAACTGGTGTTGCTATGGGATATGCAAAATCAACCTGATCCCGATATCGAAATCGAAGCCGACCCCGAGGCACCGTACCAAAGCATCATCCGGATCAACGGGGCCGAGACCCTGCGGGTCAATACCTCGGCTGGGATAACTGAAGACGATATTGTCTTGCTGGATCAAACCAGCAGCGCATTGACTGGCCAGTTGCCAATCTGA
- a CDS encoding peroxiredoxin, whose protein sequence is MGLRINDVVPNFTAETDQGTVSFHDWIGDSWAILFSHPKDFTPVCTTEFSAVAQLADEWAARNTKVIGVSVDGVEDHKKWKADIESYGNVAAGFPIIADAGLEVSKAFDMLPSEAYMPDGRTAAHSATVRSVFIIGPDKQLKLSMTYPMTVGRNFAEILRALDGLQMSSKGVATPANWVPGEDVIIPPTVSNDDAKAKFGEFETIFPYLRKTKAPQ, encoded by the coding sequence ATGGGCCTTCGCATCAACGATGTGGTTCCAAATTTCACTGCTGAAACCGACCAGGGAACAGTTTCGTTTCACGATTGGATTGGTGACAGCTGGGCCATTCTGTTTTCCCACCCCAAGGATTTCACCCCGGTCTGCACCACTGAGTTTTCGGCTGTTGCCCAGCTGGCAGACGAATGGGCTGCCCGCAACACCAAGGTGATTGGCGTGTCGGTCGACGGAGTTGAGGACCACAAGAAGTGGAAAGCCGACATCGAAAGCTATGGTAATGTCGCGGCTGGGTTTCCGATTATTGCTGATGCGGGCCTAGAGGTCTCCAAGGCCTTTGATATGCTGCCCTCCGAGGCCTATATGCCTGATGGTCGTACAGCAGCGCACAGCGCCACTGTACGGTCGGTGTTTATCATTGGACCGGACAAACAGCTGAAGCTGTCGATGACCTATCCAATGACCGTGGGGCGCAATTTTGCCGAGATTCTGCGGGCACTGGACGGGTTGCAGATGTCGTCCAAAGGTGTTGCGACACCCGCCAACTGGGTGCCGGGTGAAGATGTGATCATTCCGCCGACAGTGTCCAATGACGATGCCAAGGCAAAATTTGGTGAGTTTGAGACGATCTTCCCATACCTGCGCAAAACCAAGGCGCCTCAGTAA
- a CDS encoding glycosyltransferase family 25 protein: MQKILTALGPNSEVIDAVDGMALTQAELSSAYQPSLHAPHYPFQLRPGETGCFLSHRAAWAALLESDADAALVLEDDVELTADFNAALDLAQRHLGDIGYIQLQTRDYVGTAIDRQGSYSLIQPQITPLRTSGQLICRTSAKLLLDASAPFDRPVDTFLQMHWHTGLHLGVVSPACITDRTAETGGSTIGASKPLFEKIQREWKRTRYRSKVKHLSKPRSSSG; the protein is encoded by the coding sequence GTGCAGAAGATTCTGACGGCGTTGGGTCCAAACAGCGAGGTTATCGACGCCGTTGATGGCATGGCACTCACCCAGGCAGAGCTGTCATCGGCCTATCAACCGTCGCTTCACGCACCGCACTATCCCTTTCAGCTGCGCCCGGGTGAGACTGGGTGCTTCCTAAGCCACCGCGCAGCTTGGGCCGCTCTTTTAGAAAGTGATGCCGACGCTGCACTGGTGCTGGAGGATGATGTTGAACTGACCGCGGACTTCAACGCCGCCCTCGATCTGGCCCAACGGCATCTGGGCGACATCGGCTACATCCAACTGCAAACCCGCGACTATGTTGGGACTGCGATCGACAGGCAAGGCAGCTACTCCCTGATCCAGCCGCAGATCACGCCGCTTCGCACATCCGGCCAACTGATCTGCCGCACATCGGCAAAACTGCTGCTCGACGCCTCGGCTCCATTTGACCGACCGGTTGATACCTTTTTGCAAATGCACTGGCACACAGGATTGCACCTTGGCGTGGTATCGCCCGCCTGCATAACAGACCGCACAGCCGAAACCGGTGGCAGCACAATTGGCGCTTCAAAGCCCTTGTTCGAAAAGATACAACGCGAATGGAAACGGACGCGCTATCGGAGCAAGGTGAAACACCTCTCCAAACCCCGCTCTTCATCTGGCTAA
- a CDS encoding pyridoxal phosphate-dependent decarboxylase family protein — protein MDEQGILQDGDRRAQAYVAGIESRRVFPDVEACSALSGFNEDLPEVGISATDTLKLMDELGSPATVASNGPNYFGFVIGASLPAAAAAERLALAWDQCASTQDGSPVADVLEKQAGRWLLDILDLPRDSAVAFGTSATACGLSCLAAARGALLDRLGWDVVNDGVMGAPEIKVIVPASTHVTVRKALQILGFGWARVLKAPVDGQGRIIPDQLPPMDGRTILVLQAGEVNTGEFDPFVELIPRAKAAGAWVHVDGAFGLWARAAPKLRDLTQGIEGADSWTTDGHKWLNTPYDGAMAICRDPQALARVMNSDAAYSTASADAQKNLTLEFSRRARGIPVWAALRTLGRTGVADLVETHHKQAQHIAAALSEAGFDVLNRVVLNQVLVRGTDDAATESILKQVQASGTSWFGGSVWQDRPAFRISLSSFRTRDEHVERLIKLLRRIGPDGSASLETGVE, from the coding sequence ATGGATGAGCAGGGGATACTACAGGACGGCGACCGGCGGGCCCAAGCCTATGTCGCGGGCATCGAGTCTCGCCGGGTGTTTCCCGATGTCGAGGCCTGTTCCGCCCTGTCCGGGTTTAACGAAGACCTGCCGGAGGTGGGGATTTCCGCCACGGATACATTAAAGCTGATGGATGAGCTGGGATCACCTGCAACCGTGGCGTCAAACGGGCCGAACTACTTTGGCTTTGTCATTGGCGCCAGTTTACCAGCCGCCGCCGCGGCCGAGCGGCTTGCACTGGCCTGGGACCAATGTGCCTCGACCCAAGACGGTAGCCCAGTTGCCGATGTTCTGGAAAAACAGGCCGGGCGTTGGTTGCTGGATATCCTTGACCTGCCGCGTGACAGCGCCGTTGCCTTTGGCACGTCGGCTACCGCCTGTGGGCTCAGCTGCCTTGCGGCTGCACGGGGCGCATTGTTGGATCGATTGGGCTGGGACGTGGTCAATGACGGGGTGATGGGCGCGCCCGAGATCAAGGTGATTGTGCCCGCGTCGACCCATGTGACAGTGCGCAAGGCACTGCAGATCCTGGGCTTCGGCTGGGCGCGCGTGCTAAAGGCTCCGGTTGACGGGCAGGGGCGGATCATTCCGGATCAGCTGCCGCCGATGGATGGGCGAACCATTCTGGTTCTGCAGGCGGGTGAGGTAAACACGGGGGAGTTTGATCCCTTTGTTGAACTGATCCCCCGCGCTAAGGCGGCCGGTGCCTGGGTGCATGTGGATGGAGCCTTTGGTCTGTGGGCGCGGGCCGCCCCCAAGTTGCGCGACCTGACGCAGGGAATCGAAGGCGCCGACAGTTGGACCACAGATGGCCACAAGTGGTTGAACACGCCCTATGACGGCGCGATGGCCATTTGCCGTGATCCGCAGGCGCTGGCGCGAGTGATGAACAGCGACGCTGCCTATTCCACGGCCTCGGCGGATGCGCAAAAAAACCTGACGCTTGAATTTTCGCGCCGGGCGAGGGGTATTCCTGTCTGGGCAGCTCTGCGGACACTGGGCCGCACCGGTGTCGCTGATCTGGTCGAGACCCATCACAAGCAAGCTCAGCACATTGCGGCGGCGTTGTCAGAGGCGGGATTCGATGTTTTGAACCGGGTGGTGTTGAATCAGGTGCTGGTGCGCGGCACCGATGATGCGGCGACTGAGTCTATTCTAAAACAGGTTCAGGCCAGTGGGACTTCGTGGTTTGGCGGCTCTGTCTGGCAGGATCGGCCAGCATTTCGGATCAGCCTGTCATCATTTCGTACCCGTGACGAGCACGTGGAGCGGCTGATCAAACTGTTGCGCCGGATTGGCCCGGATGGGTCGGCCAGCCTGGAAACGGGGGTCGAGTAG
- the pnp gene encoding polyribonucleotide nucleotidyltransferase — translation MFNVTKKSIQWGEETLTLETGKVARQADGSVIATLGETSVMANVTFARKQKPGQDFFPLTVHYQEKYYAAGKVPGGFFKREARPTEKETLTARLIDRPIRPLFVPGFKNEVLVMCTVLSHDLVNDPDMVAMIAASAALTISGAPFMGPIANCRVGFEDGEYVLNPTVDDMQDLRLNPEQRLDLVVAGTKDAVMMVESEAYELSEAEMLGAVNFAHEQIQPVLDLIISLAEDAAKEPFDFAAPDYSELFEAVKAAGDTAMRAAFAISDKQERTSAVAAARDTIKAALTDEQLDDANLGSALKKLEAGILRGDVVKTGVRIDGRKTDEIRPIVSETGLLPRTHGSALFTRGETQGLVVTTLGTGDDEQFIDALHGNFKSNFLLHYNFPPYSVGEVGRVSGPGRREIGHGKLAWRALQAVLPASTDFPYTIRLVSEITESNGSSSMASVCGGSLSMMDAGVPLKAPVAGVAMGLILEEDGSYAILSDILGDEDHLGDMDFKVAGTEKGITSLQMDIKIAGITPEIMEKALEQAKAGRVHILGEMANALTEASDFSVHAPRIETMQVPTDKIREVIGSGGKVIREIVEVSGAKVDINDDGIIKIASPNGESIKKAYDMIYSIVAEPEEGAIYTGKVVKIVDFGAFVNFFGKRDGLVHVSQIENRRLNHPSDVLKEGQEVKVKLLGFDDRGKVRLSMKIVDQATGEEIKPEE, via the coding sequence ATGTTTAACGTAACTAAGAAATCAATCCAGTGGGGCGAAGAAACGCTGACACTGGAAACCGGCAAAGTTGCCCGTCAGGCTGACGGCTCGGTCATCGCCACTCTGGGCGAAACCTCGGTCATGGCCAACGTGACTTTTGCCCGCAAGCAAAAACCCGGCCAGGACTTCTTCCCCCTGACCGTGCACTACCAAGAGAAATACTATGCCGCCGGTAAAGTACCGGGTGGCTTCTTCAAGCGTGAGGCCCGCCCCACCGAGAAGGAAACACTGACCGCACGTCTGATCGACCGTCCGATCCGTCCGCTGTTCGTTCCTGGCTTCAAAAACGAAGTTCTGGTGATGTGCACCGTGCTGTCCCACGATCTGGTCAACGACCCGGATATGGTTGCAATGATCGCTGCCTCGGCTGCCCTGACAATCTCAGGCGCTCCGTTCATGGGCCCGATCGCCAACTGTCGTGTTGGTTTTGAGGATGGCGAATACGTCCTGAACCCAACAGTCGACGACATGCAGGACCTGCGCCTGAACCCTGAACAGCGTTTGGATCTGGTTGTTGCCGGCACCAAAGACGCCGTGATGATGGTTGAATCCGAAGCATATGAGCTGTCCGAAGCTGAAATGCTGGGCGCTGTGAACTTTGCCCACGAGCAGATCCAGCCCGTTCTGGACCTGATCATCTCGCTGGCTGAAGACGCCGCCAAGGAGCCGTTCGACTTTGCTGCTCCGGATTACTCGGAGCTGTTCGAAGCTGTTAAGGCAGCTGGCGACACTGCAATGCGCGCAGCCTTTGCGATCAGCGACAAGCAAGAGCGCACGTCGGCTGTTGCCGCTGCACGCGACACCATCAAAGCTGCCCTGACTGATGAGCAACTGGACGATGCGAACCTCGGTTCCGCGTTGAAAAAGCTCGAAGCTGGCATCCTGCGTGGCGACGTTGTCAAAACTGGCGTTCGTATCGATGGTCGTAAGACCGACGAGATCCGCCCAATCGTTTCGGAAACCGGCTTACTGCCGCGGACCCACGGTTCGGCTCTGTTCACCCGTGGCGAGACTCAGGGTCTGGTTGTCACCACGCTGGGAACCGGCGACGACGAACAGTTCATCGATGCGCTGCACGGCAACTTCAAATCCAACTTCCTGCTGCACTATAACTTCCCTCCCTATTCGGTTGGTGAAGTTGGTCGCGTCAGTGGCCCAGGCCGTCGTGAAATCGGTCACGGTAAACTGGCATGGCGTGCGCTTCAGGCTGTTCTGCCTGCTTCGACTGATTTCCCATACACCATCCGCTTGGTGTCCGAGATCACCGAATCAAACGGCTCAAGCTCGATGGCTTCTGTCTGCGGCGGTTCGCTGTCGATGATGGACGCTGGTGTCCCTCTGAAAGCCCCAGTTGCTGGTGTTGCGATGGGTCTGATCCTGGAAGAAGACGGATCTTATGCGATCCTGTCCGACATCCTGGGTGACGAAGATCACCTTGGCGACATGGACTTCAAAGTGGCCGGTACCGAAAAAGGTATCACCTCGCTGCAGATGGACATCAAGATTGCAGGCATCACACCTGAAATCATGGAAAAAGCCCTGGAACAGGCCAAAGCTGGCCGTGTTCACATCCTGGGTGAGATGGCAAATGCACTGACCGAAGCTTCTGACTTCTCGGTTCACGCGCCACGCATCGAAACCATGCAGGTTCCAACCGATAAGATCCGTGAAGTGATCGGTTCGGGTGGTAAAGTGATCCGCGAAATCGTTGAAGTATCCGGCGCTAAGGTCGACATCAACGACGACGGCATCATCAAGATCGCATCGCCAAACGGTGAATCGATCAAGAAAGCCTATGACATGATCTATTCGATCGTGGCCGAGCCTGAAGAAGGTGCCATCTACACCGGTAAAGTTGTCAAAATCGTCGACTTCGGCGCCTTTGTGAACTTCTTCGGCAAACGCGACGGCCTGGTGCACGTCTCCCAGATCGAAAACCGCCGCCTGAACCACCCTTCGGATGTTCTGAAAGAAGGCCAGGAAGTGAAAGTCAAACTGCTGGGCTTTGACGATCGCGGCAAGGTTCGCCTGTCGATGAAGATCGTTGACCAGGCAACTGGCGAAGAGATCAAACCAGAAGAGTAA
- a CDS encoding cation:proton antiporter, producing the protein MHLELTILAIFAFLYSLIAGRVERSVISGPIVFVFSGILMGPLVLAWFEGNIVRSQLRMFADMTLVLILFSDAANVQMSVLKSRIVIPARMLLIGLPGVIILGFGLALVLFDLLSIYEAAILGTILAATDAALGKAVVTDEKIPAWIRTGLNAESGLNDGLCVPFLFIFIAMSLESIAPTGNAIMPLTVVLEEIGIGLLVGLGLTFVGSLLLEQCLTRGWVTEVWKQVTVPALALACFSLAQHWHGSGYIAAFSGGLLFGYLFNSSKHGFVLAAEGLGETLAMLTWLLFGASVVAGIIGLVTWQVIAYAVLSLTVVRMLPIFVSLAGTDATMQDRLFLGWFGPRGLASIVFVVIVQDSGLPGADLIALVVIATVFLSLIAHGFSAKPMTNWLVKQKNR; encoded by the coding sequence ATGCACCTTGAACTTACCATTTTGGCCATTTTCGCCTTTCTCTACAGCCTCATCGCCGGTCGGGTAGAGCGCAGCGTGATATCTGGTCCGATAGTTTTTGTCTTTTCGGGCATTCTTATGGGGCCGCTGGTTCTTGCTTGGTTTGAGGGCAACATAGTTCGCAGCCAGTTGCGGATGTTTGCGGATATGACACTGGTTTTGATCCTATTCAGTGACGCAGCCAATGTACAAATGTCCGTGCTGAAATCCAGAATTGTCATACCAGCCCGGATGCTTCTCATTGGCCTGCCAGGTGTCATCATCCTGGGATTTGGGCTGGCCTTGGTGCTATTTGATCTACTCAGCATTTACGAGGCAGCCATCTTGGGAACAATTTTGGCCGCCACCGATGCAGCATTAGGCAAGGCCGTCGTGACAGACGAAAAAATACCCGCTTGGATCAGAACGGGGCTAAACGCCGAAAGCGGCTTGAACGACGGATTGTGTGTGCCTTTCTTGTTCATCTTTATCGCCATGTCGCTAGAATCCATCGCCCCGACCGGGAATGCTATAATGCCGCTGACGGTGGTCCTGGAAGAAATTGGAATCGGCCTTCTCGTCGGCCTCGGCTTGACCTTTGTTGGATCATTGTTGTTAGAGCAGTGCCTCACCCGTGGCTGGGTCACTGAGGTTTGGAAACAGGTCACCGTTCCCGCCCTGGCCTTGGCGTGTTTTTCCCTGGCTCAGCATTGGCATGGAAGCGGCTACATCGCGGCGTTCTCCGGCGGCTTGCTGTTTGGATACCTTTTCAACTCTTCCAAACATGGCTTCGTGCTCGCGGCCGAGGGCCTAGGTGAGACATTGGCTATGCTGACGTGGTTGCTTTTTGGTGCGTCAGTTGTCGCCGGTATTATCGGTTTGGTGACTTGGCAAGTGATTGCCTATGCTGTGCTCAGCCTTACCGTAGTCAGAATGTTACCGATCTTTGTGTCACTGGCAGGCACTGACGCGACCATGCAAGATCGGTTGTTTCTTGGATGGTTCGGCCCCCGCGGACTGGCCAGTATTGTCTTTGTTGTCATCGTGCAGGACAGCGGATTACCAGGCGCCGATCTGATTGCCCTAGTGGTTATCGCAACAGTGTTTCTAAGCCTCATCGCGCATGGCTTCAGCGCCAAACCGATGACCAACTGGTTGGTAAAGCAAAAGAACCGATAA
- a CDS encoding MSMEG_1061 family FMN-dependent PPOX-type flavoprotein, whose translation MYCVKEPITEHEQIREILGEEFASQTAKVIDHIDDHCRLWIERSPFLIVASSDAKGNTDASPKGDPAGFVKVLDAKTLAIPDRIGNHRGDTFFNLLENPSIGLIFIVPGRKEVIRINGQATIARDIELREMMKVNGHQPDLAIIVRVQEAFFHCGKSMIRSGMWQPDKWPSVDGLPSYAQALKDHGALPDHIEDLENRMSHNETDRLY comes from the coding sequence ATGTACTGTGTTAAAGAGCCGATCACAGAGCACGAACAAATTAGAGAAATTTTGGGTGAAGAATTCGCCAGTCAAACGGCAAAGGTTATCGACCATATTGATGATCATTGCAGGCTGTGGATCGAGAGAAGCCCATTTTTGATTGTCGCATCAAGTGACGCGAAGGGAAATACAGATGCATCACCAAAAGGAGATCCTGCGGGTTTTGTAAAAGTACTTGATGCAAAGACGCTAGCGATCCCCGATAGGATTGGAAACCATCGTGGGGATACGTTCTTCAATCTGCTAGAAAACCCTTCAATTGGCTTGATTTTCATTGTGCCTGGGCGAAAAGAAGTGATCCGCATAAATGGCCAAGCCACAATTGCCCGAGATATTGAACTGCGGGAAATGATGAAGGTGAACGGGCACCAGCCTGATCTCGCGATTATCGTTCGAGTTCAAGAGGCTTTCTTTCATTGCGGTAAGTCAATGATACGTTCGGGTATGTGGCAGCCGGACAAATGGCCATCAGTTGACGGATTGCCCAGCTACGCTCAGGCGCTAAAAGATCACGGTGCTTTGCCCGACCATATCGAAGACTTGGAAAATCGAATGTCCCATAACGAGACTGATCGTTTGTACTGA
- a CDS encoding DUF1643 domain-containing protein, with amino-acid sequence MITRSHTKGDAPSTAVYSDCETYRYSLTRVWDEAGKKVMFVMLNPSTATEVQNDPTIERCERRARALGFGGFRATNIFAYRATDPRDMRAASDPAGPDNETAILDGMDWADQVVCAWGTNGEHLNQGQRMETLLRATGRTLHQLGISKAGHPKHPLYISYSQTPQPWE; translated from the coding sequence ATGATCACCCGCTCCCATACCAAGGGCGACGCGCCCTCAACCGCCGTGTATTCCGACTGCGAGACCTATCGCTATAGCCTGACCCGGGTCTGGGACGAGGCGGGCAAGAAGGTGATGTTTGTGATGTTGAACCCGTCCACTGCCACCGAGGTTCAGAACGACCCCACCATCGAGCGCTGTGAGCGACGCGCCAGAGCGTTGGGATTTGGCGGGTTTCGCGCCACCAATATCTTTGCCTACCGCGCCACCGATCCGCGTGACATGCGTGCCGCCTCTGATCCTGCCGGTCCTGACAATGAGACCGCGATTCTGGACGGGATGGACTGGGCCGATCAAGTGGTTTGCGCCTGGGGCACCAATGGTGAGCATCTGAATCAGGGACAACGTATGGAGACCTTGCTGCGCGCCACTGGTCGGACGTTGCATCAACTGGGGATCAGCAAGGCAGGACATCCAAAGCATCCTCTGTATATCTCTTACAGCCAAACCCCTCAGCCTTGGGAATAG
- a CDS encoding ArsR/SmtB family transcription factor, which translates to MNKPLPEIVPALRALANPQRARIMDWLLDPTDHFPPQRDGDLVRDGVCVGAITDKTKLTQPTVTSHMKTLESAGLVTSQKIKNWVFYKADRTALDQIAQVFGQAAGSYSPTAYK; encoded by the coding sequence ATGAACAAGCCACTGCCAGAGATTGTCCCTGCCCTGCGCGCACTGGCGAACCCTCAGCGAGCCCGGATCATGGATTGGCTGCTAGATCCGACGGATCATTTCCCACCGCAACGGGATGGGGATCTGGTGCGTGATGGCGTCTGCGTTGGCGCCATCACGGACAAGACCAAGCTAACCCAACCCACTGTAACATCGCATATGAAGACGCTTGAGTCTGCCGGGTTGGTGACATCCCAAAAAATCAAAAACTGGGTGTTTTACAAGGCCGACCGAACGGCGCTCGATCAAATCGCTCAGGTCTTCGGGCAGGCCGCCGGTAGCTATAGCCCAACAGCCTATAAATAA